A single window of Halobacillus naozhouensis DNA harbors:
- a CDS encoding peptidylprolyl isomerase gives MSKKGYIVMENGEKIEMDFFPNEAPNTVANFEKLANEGFYDGVTFHRVIPGFVSQGGDPTGTGTGGSGTTIKCETEGNPHKHEAGSLSMAHAGKDTGSSQFFLVHEPQPHLNGVHTVFGKITSGLETARAMENGDTMKEVRVFDAE, from the coding sequence ATGAGTAAAAAAGGATACATTGTAATGGAAAATGGAGAAAAGATTGAGATGGATTTTTTTCCTAACGAAGCTCCTAACACAGTAGCTAATTTTGAAAAGTTAGCAAATGAAGGCTTTTATGATGGAGTAACATTCCACAGGGTAATTCCAGGATTTGTAAGTCAGGGAGGGGACCCTACAGGAACTGGTACAGGCGGAAGTGGTACTACAATTAAATGTGAGACAGAGGGCAACCCTCACAAACATGAGGCGGGGAGCTTATCAATGGCACATGCAGGTAAAGATACTGGCTCCAGTCAATTCTTTTTAGTACATGAGCCACAGCCTCACCTTAACGGAGTACACACAGTGTTTGGGAAAATCACATCAGGTTTAGAAACTGCCAGAGCTATGGAGAATGGGGATACCATGAAAGAAGTAAGAGTATTTGATGCCGAGTAA
- the spoVAC gene encoding stage V sporulation protein AC, whose protein sequence is MQSFDAKNYKQKSKDYQPKPPYFMNCLKAFIVGGLICTFGQLLSEMYISWFGFSEKDASNPTVATLILLSSLATGFGIYDRLGQFAGAGSAVPITGFANSITSAALEHKSEGIVLGIATNLFKLAGSVIVFGVVAAYVLGIIRYFWHLLF, encoded by the coding sequence ATGCAATCATTTGACGCTAAAAATTATAAGCAAAAAAGTAAGGATTATCAGCCGAAGCCTCCTTATTTTATGAATTGTTTAAAAGCTTTTATTGTGGGTGGGTTAATTTGTACTTTTGGACAGCTCTTATCCGAAATGTATATTTCCTGGTTCGGTTTCAGTGAAAAGGATGCGAGTAACCCTACAGTAGCCACCTTAATTCTTTTATCCTCTCTTGCAACAGGATTTGGGATATACGATCGTTTAGGACAATTTGCCGGTGCGGGTTCAGCTGTACCTATTACGGGGTTTGCGAATTCCATTACATCGGCTGCTTTAGAACACAAGAGTGAAGGCATTGTACTGGGGATTGCAACAAATCTTTTCAAGCTTGCAGGCTCTGTTATCGTCTTTGGGGTCGTGGCAGCTTACGTGTTAGGAATCATTCGTTATTTCTGGCATTTGCTATTTTAG
- a CDS encoding DUF309 domain-containing protein codes for MYPEAYLEYLAHFHGTRDYFECHEVLEDYWKETDPENRESVWVCLIQLAVSQYHFRRNNTKGALTLIRKTLHKLTANHCQLQSLGIDYAALERQLVNQKKRLEDQRDYTSLTLPLSDPHLIEAVKLLCTDWGVSFGAPSDLSDSNLIDKHKRRRSS; via the coding sequence ATGTATCCGGAAGCCTACCTTGAATACTTAGCGCATTTTCATGGAACCCGGGACTACTTTGAATGCCACGAGGTTTTAGAAGATTATTGGAAGGAGACCGATCCGGAGAATAGGGAATCTGTCTGGGTTTGTCTCATTCAACTCGCTGTCAGTCAATATCATTTTAGAAGGAACAATACTAAAGGAGCTTTAACATTAATTCGGAAAACGTTACATAAGCTTACAGCCAACCACTGTCAGTTACAATCTCTTGGAATCGATTATGCAGCACTGGAAAGGCAACTCGTGAATCAAAAGAAAAGATTAGAGGACCAGAGAGATTATACAAGTCTAACTCTTCCTTTATCTGATCCACACCTCATCGAAGCAGTGAAACTGCTCTGTACAGATTGGGGAGTAAGCTTTGGGGCGCCGAGTGATTTATCAGATTCTAATCTGATTGATAAACACAAAAGACGAAGGTCATCGTAA
- the spoIIAA gene encoding anti-sigma F factor antagonist has protein sequence MSLHVDFAVKENVLLVRLAGELDHHEATSLREEWQAQLAQNNVGNVIVNLEKLSFMDSSGLGVMLGRYKEIQAAGSEMVICSISPEVRRLFDLSGMFKIVKLVDNEDFALQMLGVAS, from the coding sequence TTGAGTCTTCATGTAGATTTTGCTGTAAAAGAGAATGTGCTGCTCGTCAGGTTAGCCGGAGAATTAGATCACCACGAAGCGACAAGTCTTCGTGAAGAATGGCAGGCCCAGCTTGCTCAGAATAACGTAGGAAATGTAATCGTTAATTTAGAAAAATTATCGTTTATGGACAGTTCTGGACTGGGCGTCATGCTTGGACGATATAAAGAAATTCAGGCTGCAGGCAGTGAAATGGTGATTTGTTCTATCTCGCCAGAAGTTCGCAGGTTATTTGATCTATCCGGAATGTTTAAAATTGTTAAATTGGTTGACAATGAAGATTTTGCGTTGCAGATGCTGGGGGTGGCGTCATGA
- a CDS encoding stage V sporulation protein AA translates to MATPVYIRMRQSIRVSTNHVVRVKDVAKVAGSSSYKQILENMAIYNIEEKDKNIVVIDVHPLIELILQRFPHIELEILGPNQCVVHVDKKQAKNPSLILISAIWVLLFIGAAMTIMNFHYDVSMEAVQQKLHFMLTGEKKEHPLWIQVPYSIGLGLGMILFFNHWFHKKFNEEPNPMEVEVFKYQEDLDHYVAINENKVEQDEDH, encoded by the coding sequence ATGGCAACTCCTGTATATATTCGAATGAGGCAGTCTATCCGTGTTTCAACAAATCATGTAGTTCGTGTGAAAGATGTGGCAAAGGTGGCCGGTTCAAGCAGTTATAAACAAATCCTTGAGAATATGGCCATTTATAACATAGAGGAAAAGGATAAGAATATTGTCGTCATTGATGTTCATCCTTTAATCGAACTCATTTTACAACGGTTTCCACATATTGAACTTGAAATACTAGGACCAAATCAATGTGTTGTACATGTCGACAAGAAACAGGCGAAAAATCCTTCGCTAATCTTAATTTCTGCAATTTGGGTGCTTCTATTTATAGGAGCTGCCATGACGATTATGAACTTTCACTACGATGTCAGTATGGAGGCGGTTCAACAAAAGCTGCATTTCATGTTAACGGGTGAAAAGAAAGAGCATCCGCTGTGGATTCAGGTTCCTTATTCCATAGGGTTAGGCCTGGGGATGATTTTGTTTTTTAATCATTGGTTCCATAAAAAATTCAATGAGGAGCCTAATCCTATGGAAGTAGAAGTATTTAAATATCAGGAAGACTTAGATCACTATGTAGCCATTAATGAGAACAAGGTTGAGCAAGATGAGGATCATTGA
- the sigF gene encoding RNA polymerase sporulation sigma factor SigF: MKTDITKERLSDKEVRELIKKSQAGDQEARHYLVERNTRLVWSVVQRYLKRGYDPDDLYQIGCIGLLKSVDKFDLSYDVKFSTYAVPMIIGEIQRFIRDDGSVKVSRSLKETYHKVRGKKEELLKELGRSPTVNEIADSLDLTAEDVVQAEEAGRSPQSIYETVYESEGDPITLVDQIAEEDSHWFEHLTLHDMMNKLEKRERLIIYLRYFKDQTQSEVAERLGISQVQVSRLEKKILVHMKETMNE, translated from the coding sequence ATGAAAACAGATATTACTAAAGAGCGTCTATCCGATAAAGAAGTAAGGGAGTTAATAAAAAAGAGTCAAGCCGGAGATCAAGAGGCGAGGCATTATTTAGTTGAGCGTAATACGAGGCTTGTATGGTCGGTTGTTCAACGGTATTTAAAGCGAGGTTATGACCCCGATGATTTGTATCAAATTGGATGCATTGGCTTATTGAAGTCAGTTGATAAATTTGATCTTAGTTATGATGTGAAATTTTCAACGTATGCTGTTCCTATGATTATCGGTGAAATTCAGCGGTTTATTAGAGATGATGGCAGTGTGAAAGTAAGTCGAAGTCTAAAGGAAACATATCATAAAGTGCGTGGGAAAAAGGAAGAGTTATTGAAGGAGTTGGGGCGATCTCCTACAGTGAATGAGATAGCGGATTCCCTTGATCTTACTGCAGAGGATGTCGTTCAAGCAGAAGAAGCGGGCCGATCTCCCCAATCCATTTATGAAACGGTCTATGAAAGTGAAGGTGATCCGATCACACTAGTAGATCAGATAGCTGAAGAAGATTCCCACTGGTTCGAGCATTTAACGCTCCATGATATGATGAATAAACTGGAGAAACGGGAACGCTTAATTATTTATTTACGCTATTTCAAGGATCAGACCCAGAGTGAAGTAGCCGAAAGATTGGGTATATCCCAAGTCCAAGTTTCAAGGTTGGAGAAGAAAATCCTTGTGCATATGAAAGAAACCATGAATGAATGA
- the spoVAE gene encoding stage V sporulation protein AE — translation MEFLWAFVVGGGICVIGQLLLDVAKLTPAHVMSSFVVAGAVLDAFDLYDNLIRFAGAGATVPITSFGHSLLHGAMDQADEHGFIGVAIGIFELTSTGIATAILFGFLVALVFKPKG, via the coding sequence ATGGAGTTTTTATGGGCTTTCGTCGTTGGAGGCGGAATATGTGTGATTGGCCAGCTGTTACTTGATGTTGCTAAATTAACTCCTGCCCATGTTATGTCCTCCTTCGTAGTGGCGGGGGCTGTGCTTGATGCCTTCGATCTGTACGATAACTTAATTCGGTTTGCAGGAGCTGGAGCTACTGTCCCCATCACGAGTTTTGGGCATTCCTTGCTGCACGGAGCAATGGATCAAGCAGATGAGCATGGTTTTATTGGAGTAGCCATTGGTATTTTTGAATTAACTTCAACAGGAATTGCAACAGCGATTTTATTTGGATTTTTAGTCGCTCTTGTTTTTAAACCTAAGGGGTAG
- a CDS encoding stage V sporulation protein AB produces MRIIEAIIGLASGFAVGTGFVAFLTVLGVVPRLMQLSRSKSKIRWYEGAILTGVFFGIYLSFGDLPISFPVIGLIIWGLFHGIFIGLLAAALTEVINVFPLLFKRIGVEVYLFPLLMAFALGKIAGSLFQWVIFVR; encoded by the coding sequence ATGAGGATCATTGAGGCAATTATAGGTCTTGCGTCCGGTTTTGCGGTAGGAACAGGGTTTGTAGCCTTTCTGACCGTTTTAGGGGTAGTACCTCGTTTAATGCAGCTTAGTCGTTCTAAATCGAAAATTCGGTGGTACGAAGGAGCGATTCTGACAGGAGTCTTTTTCGGGATATACTTATCTTTTGGGGACCTTCCTATCAGTTTCCCTGTTATCGGGCTGATCATCTGGGGGCTGTTTCATGGAATATTTATTGGTTTGCTGGCTGCAGCGTTAACAGAGGTCATAAATGTGTTTCCCTTATTGTTTAAACGGATTGGAGTAGAAGTTTACTTGTTTCCCTTGCTTATGGCATTTGCCTTAGGTAAAATTGCTGGCTCGCTATTTCAATGGGTGATTTTTGTACGTTAA
- a CDS encoding GNAT family N-acetyltransferase, with amino-acid sequence MFIRYKKSFEKIAMGLLSFMPECKDVKKLQEIIREYETNSDWQLFLWKEEDILGAIGVRFEGNEAIIQHVSVNPSHRNLGIGKKMYSHVCKHFEKQYLVCSDEYTESFLDKCEMESSSSNV; translated from the coding sequence ATGTTCATTCGATATAAAAAATCATTTGAAAAGATTGCTATGGGCCTTCTTTCGTTTATGCCTGAATGCAAGGATGTGAAGAAGCTTCAGGAAATTATCCGGGAATACGAAACCAATTCTGACTGGCAGCTATTCCTTTGGAAGGAAGAAGATATCCTTGGCGCTATAGGTGTGCGGTTTGAGGGGAATGAAGCGATCATTCAGCACGTTTCCGTCAATCCTTCCCACCGTAACCTGGGAATTGGCAAAAAGATGTACTCTCATGTATGTAAGCACTTTGAGAAACAGTATCTTGTTTGTTCTGATGAATATACGGAGTCTTTTCTTGATAAATGTGAGATGGAGAGTTCATCATCAAATGTATAG
- a CDS encoding spore germination protein, whose translation MSKPAEKETPIVMKLEQNRKLMNERIGVNTSFDVGFRSITILGHEINLYYVTGLCDTSYIIQILRQLNELDDENTGEDEAFQSIHDELVHQQVELTQSIEKSITRVLSGLIVIFVEGASEAFIVDVRSYPGRTPTEPDTEKVIRGSRDGYTENIVENTALTRRRIRDERLRFEMLQVGERSKTDICIAYINDIVDPGMVQLIKEEMKNIDTDGLSMADKSVEEFLVRQGYNPFPLVRYTERPDVASAHLFEGHVLVMVDTSPSMIITPTTYFHHVQHAEEYRQSPMVGSFVRWVRFIGILFSVFLLPLWMLFVVNPELLPENLSFIGPTEESTIPIIIQLLIADLGLEMLRIAAIHTPTPLSTAMGLIAAVLVGQIAIEVGMFVPEVILYISLAAIGSYSTPSYELSVANKMVRVVLVIITGIFGLPGFVVGSTAYILLLARTKSLSTPYLWPFLPFNAKALMQVLIRMSVPLSKIRPSIVHPQNNRRKG comes from the coding sequence ATGTCAAAACCGGCAGAAAAAGAAACACCGATTGTGATGAAACTTGAACAAAACAGAAAGCTGATGAATGAACGGATCGGTGTCAACACCTCTTTTGATGTAGGCTTTAGAAGCATAACTATTCTAGGTCATGAAATTAATTTGTACTATGTAACAGGGTTATGTGATACATCGTATATCATTCAGATATTACGTCAGCTCAATGAACTTGACGATGAAAATACGGGGGAGGATGAAGCGTTTCAATCTATCCATGATGAATTAGTTCACCAACAGGTTGAACTTACTCAGTCAATTGAAAAATCGATCACCAGGGTACTCTCTGGATTGATCGTTATATTTGTAGAAGGCGCATCGGAAGCCTTTATCGTAGACGTGCGCTCTTACCCTGGACGTACCCCGACGGAGCCGGATACTGAAAAGGTTATTAGGGGCTCGCGAGATGGTTATACGGAAAATATTGTAGAAAATACGGCTCTAACTCGAAGAAGAATCAGAGATGAACGTTTGCGATTTGAAATGTTACAAGTGGGGGAGCGTTCAAAAACCGATATTTGTATAGCCTACATTAATGATATTGTCGATCCAGGCATGGTTCAGCTGATTAAAGAAGAAATGAAGAATATAGATACGGACGGTTTATCGATGGCTGATAAATCAGTCGAGGAATTTTTAGTCAGACAGGGATATAATCCTTTTCCACTAGTCCGTTATACTGAAAGGCCAGATGTGGCTTCTGCCCACTTATTTGAAGGGCATGTTTTAGTCATGGTGGACACGTCACCCAGTATGATCATTACACCTACCACATACTTTCATCATGTTCAACATGCAGAAGAATATCGTCAGTCGCCAATGGTAGGTTCATTTGTTAGATGGGTTCGTTTTATCGGGATCCTTTTTTCAGTCTTTTTATTGCCATTATGGATGTTATTTGTCGTAAATCCAGAACTTCTCCCAGAAAATTTGTCATTTATAGGACCAACTGAGGAATCCACGATTCCGATCATTATCCAGTTATTAATCGCTGACTTAGGCTTAGAAATGCTAAGGATAGCGGCGATCCACACACCGACACCTTTATCAACTGCTATGGGGTTAATAGCCGCTGTCTTAGTGGGACAAATAGCTATTGAAGTGGGGATGTTTGTTCCAGAAGTCATCTTATATATATCTTTAGCTGCCATTGGCTCTTATTCGACACCAAGTTACGAACTATCTGTAGCTAATAAAATGGTGCGTGTTGTTTTAGTTATTATTACAGGTATATTTGGATTGCCTGGATTCGTTGTAGGTTCTACCGCATACATTCTGCTGCTGGCGAGAACGAAATCCTTAAGCACCCCTTATTTATGGCCATTTCTGCCATTCAATGCGAAAGCGCTTATGCAAGTATTGATCCGTATGTCAGTGCCGCTATCTAAAATACGCCCAAGTATTGTCCATCCTCAAAATAATAGACGTAAAGGATAG
- the lysA gene encoding diaminopimelate decarboxylase, whose product MNRTINGDGQLVIGGIPAQEIAEAYGTPVYVYDVERIRENARAFVQTFEQQKVPAQVAYASKAFSSVAMLQVAKEEGLSLDVVSEGELHTALKAEFPVEKIHMHGNNKSLAELQMAVDARIGCIVVDNFYEIALLSELVEQNNSTMDVLLRVTPGIEAHTHDYILTGQEDSKFGFDLSSGQAEKAFSLLHNNERLHVKGLHCHIGSQIFEASGFTLATRKLFTTMKEWRNKFQFIAEVLNLGGGFGIRYTEEDDPLSLDQYALALINEVKQQSADSAYPLPEIWIEPGRAIVGDAGLTLYTLGAIKEIPGIRTYVSVDGGMTDNIRPALYQAKYDAVLANRMNDKSSKDYAIAGKCCESGDMLLWDVELPEVEHNDLLAVFSTGAYGYSMANNYNRFGKAAVVFVENGTHQLVVRREKFDEITRLDLSYTKQKELK is encoded by the coding sequence ATGAATCGGACAATCAATGGTGATGGACAACTAGTAATTGGGGGAATCCCAGCGCAAGAAATAGCGGAAGCCTATGGTACCCCTGTGTACGTATATGACGTTGAACGCATACGCGAAAATGCAAGGGCATTTGTTCAGACCTTTGAACAACAGAAAGTACCTGCACAGGTGGCCTATGCAAGCAAGGCATTTTCCTCCGTTGCTATGCTTCAGGTGGCGAAAGAAGAAGGATTAAGTTTGGACGTGGTTTCAGAAGGCGAACTCCATACTGCACTTAAAGCTGAGTTTCCGGTTGAAAAAATTCATATGCATGGCAATAATAAAAGCCTAGCTGAACTTCAAATGGCGGTTGACGCTAGAATTGGTTGTATTGTGGTTGATAACTTTTACGAAATTGCATTGCTGTCTGAACTGGTAGAACAAAATAATTCAACTATGGATGTGCTTCTGCGTGTAACACCAGGGATTGAAGCCCATACCCATGATTATATTTTAACAGGGCAAGAAGATTCAAAGTTCGGCTTTGATTTATCAAGCGGCCAGGCAGAGAAAGCTTTTTCGCTTCTTCATAATAATGAAAGACTTCATGTAAAAGGCCTTCATTGTCATATTGGTTCACAAATATTTGAAGCGAGTGGATTCACATTAGCCACGAGAAAGTTATTTACGACGATGAAAGAGTGGCGTAACAAGTTCCAATTTATTGCTGAAGTACTAAATCTGGGTGGTGGATTTGGTATTCGATATACAGAAGAGGATGATCCGCTATCACTCGATCAGTATGCCCTCGCCCTAATCAATGAAGTAAAACAGCAATCAGCAGATTCAGCTTATCCACTGCCTGAAATCTGGATTGAACCTGGACGAGCTATTGTCGGTGATGCAGGTCTTACACTCTATACGTTAGGGGCGATCAAAGAAATACCGGGTATTCGCACATATGTCTCTGTAGATGGAGGAATGACTGACAATATCAGGCCGGCACTCTACCAGGCAAAATACGATGCTGTGCTGGCTAACCGTATGAATGACAAGAGTTCTAAAGATTACGCGATTGCAGGAAAGTGCTGTGAATCAGGAGATATGCTATTATGGGATGTTGAGCTTCCAGAAGTAGAACATAATGACTTACTGGCTGTATTTAGCACAGGGGCTTACGGCTATTCCATGGCGAATAACTATAATCGTTTTGGAAAAGCAGCGGTTGTATTCGTTGAAAATGGAACGCATCAGTTAGTCGTGCGCAGGGAGAAGTTTGATGAAATCACAAGGCTCGATTTATCCTATACCAAGCAGAAGGAATTGAAATGA
- the spoIIAB gene encoding anti-sigma F factor, which produces MKNHMKIEFLSVSQNEALARISVASFISQMNPTMDELTDIKTVVSEAVTNAIIHGYEDKPDQTVLLECAMEDEQIEIIIKDNGIGMADIEQAREPLFTSKPEWERSGMGFTIMENFMDKVEIKSDEGAGTTIRMVKQLTSTRALAN; this is translated from the coding sequence ATGAAAAATCATATGAAAATCGAGTTTTTAAGTGTCAGCCAAAACGAAGCCCTTGCGCGGATTTCCGTAGCTTCTTTTATTAGTCAAATGAATCCAACCATGGATGAACTCACTGATATTAAAACGGTAGTATCAGAAGCTGTAACAAATGCGATTATTCATGGCTATGAAGATAAGCCTGATCAAACGGTACTTCTTGAGTGTGCTATGGAAGATGAGCAAATCGAAATTATCATTAAGGATAATGGGATCGGGATGGCCGATATCGAACAAGCCCGGGAACCTCTCTTTACATCGAAACCTGAGTGGGAGCGTTCCGGCATGGGATTTACCATTATGGAGAATTTCATGGATAAGGTGGAGATCAAATCAGATGAAGGGGCAGGCACGACAATCCGGATGGTAAAGCAGCTCACGTCAACTAGAGCACTGGCTAATTAG
- a CDS encoding segregation/condensation protein A, which produces MTESYHVKLEGFEGPLDLLLHLINRYEIDIYDIPVSTITEQYMNYVHAMQELELNVASEYLVMAATLLAIKSQMLLPSIPGDELDVEEEEEDPRDELINRLIEYKKYKEAADELKKKELEANRIYTRPQMDLTEFGEEQDVVEGEASIYDMIAAMSHLMERSRGVKSADTTIKRDEVSIRTRMDDILQQIDRSNQGQGLHFSQLFVERSKPHTVVTFIAILELMKSKEVKCVQQNHFDELIVYKMEETS; this is translated from the coding sequence ATGACAGAAAGTTACCATGTAAAGTTAGAAGGGTTTGAAGGCCCGCTTGATCTTTTGCTTCACTTAATTAATCGCTATGAAATCGATATTTATGATATACCGGTCTCAACCATTACAGAACAGTATATGAATTATGTTCATGCTATGCAGGAACTGGAATTAAATGTGGCGAGCGAGTATTTAGTGATGGCTGCTACACTTCTAGCCATCAAAAGTCAGATGCTGCTTCCTTCTATACCAGGAGATGAACTCGACGTTGAGGAGGAAGAAGAGGATCCTCGGGATGAATTAATCAACCGCCTTATTGAATATAAAAAATATAAGGAAGCTGCGGATGAACTTAAGAAAAAGGAGTTGGAGGCAAATAGAATATATACTAGACCTCAAATGGACTTAACAGAGTTCGGTGAGGAACAGGACGTTGTGGAGGGCGAAGCTTCTATCTATGATATGATTGCAGCGATGAGCCATCTTATGGAACGATCCAGGGGTGTTAAATCTGCAGACACAACGATAAAGAGAGATGAGGTTTCTATTCGAACGAGAATGGATGACATCTTACAGCAAATTGATCGATCCAATCAAGGTCAAGGACTACACTTCTCGCAATTATTTGTTGAGCGCTCTAAACCACATACTGTCGTTACCTTTATTGCGATTCTTGAACTGATGAAAAGCAAGGAAGTAAAATGTGTTCAACAAAATCACTTTGATGAGTTAATCGTATATAAAATGGAGGAAACATCATGA
- the spoVAD gene encoding stage V sporulation protein AD, translated as MGQAGKQTWTFAKPVYIQSTGTVVGPLEGAGPLKNLFDFSYDDLHCGEANWELAERKLMSEAVRYCLQKAGVDQTSIDLLLTGDLLNQNVTGNYVARQLGIPLLGMFGACSTSMETLALSAALVESGYAKQAIAAVSSHNATAERQYRYPTEYGGQKPKTATFTVTGSGAALVSTQPSSIRIEAATIGRVMDYGTNDPFDLGSAMAPAAWSTIKVHLEDMGRMPSDYDVIATGDLSSVGTPIVRDMLKNDGYDVDEVHNDCGLMVYHSDQPVFSGGSGCACSAVVTYSKLIDDLKQGKYKRILIVATGALMNPMMIQQKETIPCIAHGVVLTKEEN; from the coding sequence GTGGGACAAGCAGGAAAACAAACATGGACATTTGCAAAACCTGTTTATATTCAATCAACAGGAACTGTAGTCGGGCCGCTTGAAGGGGCCGGTCCACTGAAAAACTTATTTGATTTTAGTTATGATGATTTGCATTGTGGCGAAGCAAACTGGGAACTCGCAGAACGAAAATTGATGTCAGAAGCAGTTCGTTATTGCCTGCAAAAAGCTGGAGTTGACCAAACCAGTATCGACCTTTTATTAACAGGAGATCTATTGAATCAAAACGTCACAGGGAACTATGTAGCGCGGCAGCTTGGAATTCCGTTACTTGGCATGTTTGGAGCATGCTCAACTTCAATGGAAACCCTCGCATTATCGGCAGCGCTGGTTGAATCTGGTTATGCTAAACAGGCGATTGCAGCAGTAAGTTCACATAATGCTACCGCAGAAAGGCAATACAGGTACCCAACTGAATATGGGGGTCAAAAGCCGAAAACAGCAACATTTACCGTGACTGGAAGTGGGGCTGCACTCGTGTCTACTCAGCCTTCCTCAATCCGTATTGAGGCAGCAACTATTGGGCGGGTTATGGATTATGGAACGAATGATCCTTTTGACCTCGGATCAGCGATGGCTCCTGCAGCATGGAGCACTATTAAAGTCCATTTAGAAGATATGGGACGTATGCCATCCGATTATGACGTGATTGCAACAGGTGACCTATCGAGTGTGGGAACACCTATTGTGCGAGATATGCTAAAGAATGATGGTTATGATGTGGATGAAGTTCATAATGATTGCGGGCTGATGGTTTACCATAGTGACCAGCCGGTTTTTAGCGGGGGGAGTGGTTGTGCTTGTTCCGCTGTCGTCACCTATTCGAAATTAATTGATGACTTAAAGCAAGGTAAGTATAAGCGAATCCTTATCGTTGCAACGGGCGCCTTAATGAACCCGATGATGATTCAACAAAAAGAAACAATTCCATGTATTGCTCACGGCGTTGTACTTACGAAGGAGGAAAACTGA